In Nocardia asteroides, a single genomic region encodes these proteins:
- a CDS encoding catalase translates to MPETPQPPGVPGTEPAPLDEPTTPREPLPPKADQRGPAAVSPTGGEPGVRNQQGATLTTAQGARLRDTDHSLKAGPRGPVLLQDHHLREKITHFDHERIPERAVHARGAAAHGVFVGNGAAAEISCAGLFAQGVETPVFVRFSTVLGSRGSADTVRDTRGFAVKFYTADGVWDLVGNNIPVFFIQDAIKFPDVVHAAKPHPDREIPQAQSAHDTFWDFVSLHTEATAHTLWNMSDRGIPRSYRTMEGFGVHTFRLIDAEGRSSLVKFHWKPRLGVHSLVWEEAQIAAGVDPDLHRRDLADAIEAGAFPEWDLGVQVFPDTEEQTFEGFDLLDPTKLVPEELAPVRIIGTMTLNANPRNYFAETEQVAFHPGHLVRGIDVTNDPLLQGRLFSYIDTQLTRLGGPNFAQLPINRPHAPVNDMLRDGMHQTAVHTGVAPYRPNSLDGGCPFTANPAEALIEFPEMVAGNKVREAPASFDDHFSGARLFYASLTEIERAHVAEAYSFELGKVYEKAIKQRTLGVLRHIDEELASTVAANLGLALDGPAPELAEVTPSPALSQLGDTWPVDGRLVGIVADDDTDTGELADAVAAAFAAGVTPLVIGPHGGEFGPVPISRTLDTARSIEFDALLIAAAPAHPKLAVLLQEAHRHLKGIAYTERGAEALTRAGIDTGSAGVDAAAGLTAGFEALAAALPEHRVWARAAELG, encoded by the coding sequence ATGCCGGAAACCCCGCAGCCGCCCGGTGTACCGGGTACCGAACCCGCCCCGCTCGACGAGCCGACCACCCCGCGCGAACCACTGCCGCCCAAGGCCGACCAGCGCGGCCCCGCCGCGGTCTCCCCCACCGGTGGCGAGCCGGGCGTGCGGAATCAGCAGGGTGCCACCCTGACCACCGCGCAGGGCGCGAGGCTGCGCGACACCGACCACTCGCTGAAGGCGGGGCCGCGCGGCCCGGTGCTGCTGCAGGACCACCACCTGCGCGAGAAGATCACCCACTTCGACCACGAGCGGATCCCGGAGCGCGCGGTACACGCCCGCGGCGCCGCCGCGCACGGCGTCTTCGTCGGCAACGGCGCGGCCGCCGAGATCAGCTGCGCCGGGCTCTTCGCCCAGGGCGTCGAGACCCCGGTCTTCGTGCGCTTCTCCACCGTGCTCGGCTCCCGCGGCTCGGCCGACACCGTACGCGACACCCGCGGCTTCGCCGTCAAGTTCTACACCGCCGACGGCGTCTGGGACCTGGTCGGCAACAACATCCCGGTCTTCTTCATCCAGGACGCCATCAAGTTCCCGGATGTGGTGCACGCCGCCAAGCCGCACCCGGACCGGGAGATCCCGCAGGCGCAGAGCGCGCACGACACCTTCTGGGATTTCGTCTCGCTGCACACCGAGGCGACCGCGCACACCCTGTGGAACATGTCCGACCGCGGCATCCCGCGCTCCTACCGGACCATGGAGGGGTTCGGGGTGCACACCTTCCGGCTGATCGACGCCGAGGGCCGCTCGTCGCTGGTGAAGTTCCACTGGAAGCCGCGGCTCGGGGTGCACTCGCTGGTCTGGGAGGAGGCGCAGATCGCCGCGGGCGTCGACCCCGACCTGCACCGCCGCGACCTCGCCGACGCCATCGAGGCGGGCGCCTTCCCGGAGTGGGATCTGGGCGTGCAGGTCTTCCCGGACACCGAGGAGCAGACCTTCGAGGGCTTCGACCTGCTCGATCCGACCAAGCTCGTGCCGGAGGAGCTGGCGCCGGTGCGGATCATCGGCACGATGACGCTGAACGCCAACCCGCGCAACTACTTCGCCGAGACCGAGCAGGTGGCCTTCCACCCCGGGCACCTGGTGCGCGGCATCGACGTCACGAACGACCCGCTGCTGCAGGGCAGGCTCTTCTCCTACATCGACACCCAGCTCACCCGGCTCGGCGGGCCGAACTTCGCGCAGCTGCCGATCAACCGGCCGCACGCCCCGGTCAACGACATGCTGCGCGACGGCATGCACCAGACCGCCGTGCACACCGGCGTCGCGCCGTACCGGCCGAACAGCCTGGACGGCGGCTGCCCGTTCACCGCGAACCCGGCCGAGGCGCTGATCGAGTTCCCGGAGATGGTGGCCGGGAACAAGGTCCGCGAGGCGCCCGCGAGCTTCGACGACCACTTCAGCGGGGCCAGGCTCTTCTACGCCAGCCTCACCGAGATCGAGCGGGCGCACGTGGCCGAGGCGTACTCCTTCGAGCTGGGCAAGGTGTACGAGAAGGCGATCAAGCAGCGCACGCTCGGCGTGCTGCGGCACATCGACGAGGAGCTGGCGAGCACCGTGGCCGCCAACCTCGGGCTCGCGCTGGACGGGCCCGCGCCCGAGCTCGCCGAGGTGACGCCATCGCCCGCGCTCTCCCAGCTCGGCGATACCTGGCCGGTGGACGGCCGGCTCGTCGGGATCGTCGCCGACGACGACACCGACACCGGTGAGCTCGCCGACGCCGTCGCGGCGGCCTTCGCAGCCGGGGTCACCCCGCTGGTGATCGGCCCGCACGGCGGCGAGTTCGGCCCGGTGCCGATCTCCCGCACGCTGGACACCGCGCGCTCGATCGAGTTCGACGCCCTGCTGATCGCCGCGGCGCCCGCGCACCCGAAGCTCGCGGTGCTGCTGCAGGAGGCACACCGGCACCTCAAGGGCATCGCCTACACCGAGCGCGGTGCCGAGGCGCTCACCCGCGCCGGGATCGACACCGGCTCGGCAGGCGTCGACGCCGCCGCCGGGCTCACCGCCGGGTTCGAGGCGCTCGCCGCAGCGCTGCCCGAGCACCGGGTCTGGGCGCGGGCCGCGGAACTGGGCTGA
- a CDS encoding phytanoyl-CoA dioxygenase family protein translates to MDDAAVERFITDGYVRVDGAFERDLGLRCAAELWAHIGLDAADPASWTRSLIWVPGMSSPPFTEAAGSDVLVAAYDRLVGAGRWRPRLGLGTFPLRFPSSEPPEAAGWHVEASFTAADGGPRVDLRSRGRALLMLFLFSDIGEDDAPTLIRVGSHLAVPPFLRGAGPEGRDWMELCADVVPATDGCRVVAATGRIGDVFLCHPFLVHTAQAHRGRVPRFLAQPPLEPVDGLDLDAARPAPVAEAVRRGLAAVGR, encoded by the coding sequence ATGGACGACGCGGCGGTCGAGCGCTTCATCACCGATGGGTACGTGCGGGTCGACGGTGCCTTCGAGCGCGACCTCGGGCTGCGCTGCGCGGCCGAGCTCTGGGCGCACATCGGCCTCGACGCCGCCGATCCGGCGTCCTGGACCCGCTCCCTGATCTGGGTGCCGGGGATGAGCTCGCCGCCGTTCACCGAAGCGGCGGGCAGCGATGTGCTCGTCGCGGCGTACGACCGGCTGGTGGGTGCGGGCCGCTGGCGGCCCCGGCTCGGCCTCGGCACCTTCCCGCTGCGTTTTCCCAGCTCCGAGCCGCCGGAGGCGGCGGGGTGGCACGTCGAGGCGTCGTTCACCGCCGCCGACGGGGGGCCGCGGGTCGATCTGCGCTCGCGCGGGCGGGCGCTGCTGATGCTGTTCCTCTTCTCCGATATCGGGGAGGACGACGCGCCGACGCTCATCCGGGTGGGATCGCACCTCGCCGTGCCGCCCTTCCTCCGCGGCGCCGGTCCGGAGGGACGGGACTGGATGGAGCTCTGCGCCGATGTCGTGCCCGCCACCGACGGGTGCCGGGTCGTCGCCGCGACCGGCCGGATCGGCGACGTCTTCCTGTGCCACCCGTTCCTGGTGCACACCGCGCAGGCGCACCGCGGCCGGGTGCCGCGCTTCCTGGCGCAGCCGCCGCTGGAGCCGGTCGACGGGCTCGACCTCGACGCCGCCCGGCCCGCGCCGGTGGCCGAGGCGGTGCGGCGCGGGCTGGCGGCCGTCGGTCGCTGA
- a CDS encoding alpha/beta hydrolase gives MSAVRTVDRTIPGRQGAIPVRDYLPAEPRAGAAPMIWLHGGGFVTGDLDTPESHRVALRLAAAGRLVRAVDYRLAPRPWGRRSRNTPAGHHYPAALDDVVDASRALAAEHGRIVLGGASAGACLAVTAAERLPGTAGLLLCYGLYHPELPELPASVRRRTRGLAGYRQFTPAAVYKMNVNYVGHEELLTGGAFPGGTELAGLPPTLMLDADFDTLRASGETFAAELAAAGVPVAHAVVPHSWHGYLNRHRLNGFRFALTAMNGWLAKRDAAIARTP, from the coding sequence ATGAGCGCCGTGCGCACCGTGGACCGGACGATACCGGGGCGGCAGGGCGCCATACCGGTCCGCGACTACCTGCCCGCGGAGCCGCGCGCGGGGGCGGCGCCCATGATCTGGCTGCACGGCGGCGGCTTCGTCACCGGCGACCTGGACACCCCGGAGTCGCACCGGGTGGCGCTGCGGCTGGCCGCCGCCGGGCGGCTGGTGCGCGCCGTCGACTACCGGCTGGCGCCGCGGCCGTGGGGGCGGCGCTCCAGGAACACCCCGGCGGGGCACCACTACCCGGCCGCGCTGGACGACGTGGTCGACGCGAGCCGCGCGCTCGCCGCCGAGCACGGGCGGATCGTGCTCGGCGGCGCCAGCGCGGGCGCGTGCCTGGCCGTGACGGCGGCCGAGCGCCTGCCGGGAACGGCCGGACTACTGCTCTGCTACGGCCTCTACCACCCGGAGCTTCCCGAGCTGCCCGCCTCGGTGCGCAGGCGGACCAGGGGGCTCGCGGGCTACCGCCAGTTCACCCCGGCGGCGGTGTACAAGATGAACGTCAACTACGTGGGCCACGAGGAGCTGCTCACCGGCGGCGCCTTCCCCGGCGGCACCGAACTCGCCGGCCTGCCACCCACCCTGATGCTGGACGCCGACTTCGACACCCTGCGCGCCTCCGGCGAGACCTTCGCCGCCGAACTCGCCGCGGCGGGCGTCCCGGTGGCGCATGCCGTCGTCCCGCACTCCTGGCACGGCTACCTGAACCGGCACCGCCTCAACGGCTTCCGCTTCGCCCTCACCGCCATGAACGGCTGGCTCGCCAAGCGCGACGCCGCCATCGCCCGCACCCCCTGA
- a CDS encoding ABC transporter ATP-binding protein, translating into MGVEVRTEGVTKSFGSQRIWQDVSLTLPSGEVSALLGPSGTGKSVFLKSLIGLLRPERGSIYIDGVDITTCSNKQLYDIRKLFGVLFQDGALFGSMTLFDNVAFPLREHTKKSESEIRQIVMEKLELTGLIGAEGKLPGEISGGMRKRAGLARALVLDPQIILVDEPDSGLDPVRTSYLSQLLIDINAQIDATILIVTHNINLARTVPDNIGMLFRRQLVMFGPREVLLTSDEPVVKQFLNGRIIGPIGMSEEKDETQMAREQAMVDAGHHHGGAEEVEGIAPQMRATPGMPVRQGMLRRRQRVQEILHTLPPNAQTAIRNSFDDGDRTEVIEHYPAGAQSRY; encoded by the coding sequence GTGGGCGTCGAGGTCAGGACCGAAGGGGTCACCAAATCGTTCGGCTCGCAGCGGATCTGGCAGGACGTGTCGCTGACGCTGCCGTCCGGTGAGGTCAGCGCGTTGCTCGGCCCGTCCGGGACGGGTAAGTCGGTGTTCCTGAAGTCGCTGATCGGGCTGCTGCGTCCCGAGCGCGGGTCGATCTACATCGACGGTGTGGACATCACGACGTGCTCGAACAAGCAGCTCTACGACATTCGCAAGCTGTTCGGGGTGCTGTTCCAGGACGGTGCGCTGTTCGGGTCGATGACGCTGTTCGACAACGTCGCGTTCCCGCTGCGCGAGCACACGAAGAAGTCGGAGTCCGAGATCCGGCAGATCGTGATGGAGAAGCTGGAGCTGACCGGTCTGATCGGGGCCGAGGGCAAGCTGCCGGGTGAGATCTCCGGCGGTATGCGCAAGCGTGCCGGGCTGGCGCGGGCGCTGGTGCTGGATCCGCAGATCATCCTGGTCGACGAGCCCGACTCCGGCTTGGATCCCGTGCGTACCTCGTACCTGAGCCAGCTGCTGATCGACATCAACGCTCAGATCGACGCGACGATTCTGATCGTCACGCACAACATCAACCTGGCACGGACGGTTCCGGACAACATCGGCATGCTGTTCCGGCGTCAGCTGGTCATGTTCGGCCCGCGGGAGGTGCTGCTCACCTCCGACGAGCCGGTCGTGAAGCAGTTCCTCAACGGCCGCATCATCGGGCCGATCGGCATGTCCGAGGAGAAGGACGAGACCCAGATGGCCCGCGAGCAGGCCATGGTCGACGCCGGGCACCACCACGGCGGCGCCGAGGAGGTCGAGGGGATCGCCCCGCAGATGCGGGCCACCCCGGGGATGCCGGTGCGCCAGGGCATGCTGCGCCGCAGGCAGCGGGTGCAGGAGATCCTGCACACCCTGCCGCCGAACGCGCAGACCGCGATCCGCAACTCCTTCGACGACGGCGATCGCACCGAAGTGATCGAGCACTACCCCGCCGGCGCGCAGAGCCGCTACTGA
- a CDS encoding alpha/beta hydrolase, whose translation MHSDDYAQFLPPEYRERARVAPVSTWWQWRGRRVHIARAERPEAGVRVLVLHGGGGHSGALWPLAAAVAPDRVELLAVDLPLYGATVEPNPRAVRYSDWVELVCDLVRAETARDPRPLVLFGASMGGMLAYEAATRTGAAAHVLATCLLDPADPAARRAAARTPAAARLAPALAALEPVLGGVMFPIRLLGDLGRMSANPELTRFCARDPRGGGAKVPLGFMAGFLNFRHTAPARYTGPPVTLVHPAEDAWTPPALSLRVLERIAAPTEAVLLEGCGHFPVERPGLDRLAAVMLRLRDTVAPIGRSTGETS comes from the coding sequence ATGCATTCCGATGACTACGCCCAGTTCCTGCCACCGGAGTACCGGGAGCGGGCCCGCGTCGCCCCGGTCTCGACCTGGTGGCAGTGGCGCGGCCGTCGGGTGCATATCGCGCGCGCGGAGCGGCCGGAGGCGGGCGTGCGGGTGCTGGTCCTGCACGGCGGCGGCGGGCACAGCGGGGCGCTCTGGCCGCTGGCCGCCGCGGTCGCGCCGGACCGCGTCGAGCTGCTCGCCGTCGACCTGCCGCTCTACGGCGCGACCGTCGAGCCGAACCCGCGCGCGGTGCGGTACAGCGACTGGGTCGAGCTGGTCTGCGACCTGGTGCGCGCCGAGACCGCGCGCGACCCGCGGCCGCTGGTGCTCTTCGGGGCGAGCATGGGCGGGATGCTCGCCTACGAGGCGGCGACCCGCACCGGCGCGGCCGCGCACGTGCTCGCCACCTGCCTGCTCGACCCCGCCGACCCGGCCGCGCGCCGGGCCGCGGCCCGCACCCCGGCGGCCGCGCGGCTGGCGCCGGCGCTGGCCGCGCTGGAGCCGGTGCTCGGCGGCGTCATGTTTCCGATCCGGCTGCTCGGCGATCTCGGCCGGATGAGCGCGAACCCGGAGCTGACCCGGTTCTGCGCCCGCGACCCACGCGGCGGCGGGGCGAAGGTGCCGCTCGGCTTCATGGCAGGCTTCCTGAACTTCCGGCACACCGCCCCCGCCCGCTACACCGGCCCGCCGGTGACGCTGGTGCACCCGGCCGAGGACGCCTGGACCCCGCCCGCGCTGAGCCTGCGGGTGCTGGAGCGGATCGCGGCGCCCACCGAGGCGGTCCTGCTCGAGGGCTGCGGGCACTTCCCGGTGGAGCGGCCGGGGCTGGATCGGCTCGCCGCCGTCATGCTGCGGCTGCGCGACACCGTCGCGCCGATCGGCCGGAGCACCGGCGAGACCAGCTGA